One Gemmatimonadota bacterium DNA window includes the following coding sequences:
- the rpmB gene encoding 50S ribosomal protein L28 yields the protein MSRKCKLTGKGPLVGFNISHAHNKTKRRQYPNLQLKRIYVPELGRTVRIKMSVSALRTVTKIGLMPFLKKQGLRLQDVL from the coding sequence ATGTCCAGAAAATGCAAGTTGACCGGAAAAGGGCCCCTGGTCGGCTTCAACATATCCCACGCTCATAACAAGACCAAGCGGCGTCAATATCCCAATCTTCAGTTGAAGCGTATCTACGTGCCCGAACTCGGCCGCACGGTGCGCATCAAGATGTCCGTCAGCGCCTTGCGGACGGTCACGAAGATTGGACTGATGCCCTTCCTGAAGAAGCAGGGACTGCGGCTGCAGGACGTGCTGTAG
- a CDS encoding HupE/UreJ family protein has protein sequence MSEFQVYLQLGFDHISDLNAYDHIVFIIALCAAYPLNRWRSVLLLVTAFTVGHSVTLALATLRLILVPTDLVETLIPVTILATCLMNVYRPFEGKIGRKTSYGLALFFGLIHGLGFSNYLRALLGMEESIVVPLLSFNIGLELGQLMIVALFAAVAFVILRILGTPHRQWNLFVSGAAAGVSAVLLIGAN, from the coding sequence ATGTCCGAATTCCAGGTATATCTGCAACTCGGTTTCGACCATATTTCGGACCTGAACGCCTACGACCATATCGTCTTCATCATCGCGCTCTGCGCCGCCTATCCGCTGAACCGGTGGCGTTCGGTGCTCCTGCTGGTCACGGCCTTCACGGTCGGGCACTCGGTCACCCTGGCGCTGGCTACGCTCCGCCTCATCCTGGTCCCGACGGATCTGGTCGAGACGCTCATTCCGGTGACGATCCTGGCGACCTGCCTGATGAACGTGTACCGGCCGTTCGAGGGGAAAATCGGCCGGAAGACGAGCTACGGACTGGCCCTCTTCTTCGGCCTGATCCACGGCCTGGGTTTCTCGAACTACCTGAGGGCGCTGCTCGGCATGGAGGAATCGATCGTCGTGCCGCTCCTGTCCTTCAATATAGGGCTGGAACTGGGCCAGTTGATGATCGTGGCGCTCTTCGCGGCCGTGGCCTTCGTGATCCTGCGGATCCTGGGAACGCCGCATCGGCAGTGGAACCTCTTCGTATCGGGAGCGGCCGCCGGCGTATCGGCCGTGCTGTTGATCGGGGCGAACTGA
- a CDS encoding aldo/keto reductase — protein MEYRALGESGLTVSAIGMGCWPMAGVGWTGIDDNASLAALEAAMDGGITLIDTAYMYGRSGESERLVGRAIAGRRDRIVLATKCGLYWDGTTLLRDSSRKRVLDQVEESLRRLNTDYIDLYQVHAPDENTPFEETAATLAELKEQGKIRAIGVSNYDVAQMREFARHAPLHSDQPPYNLLKRDIEAEILPYCRDNNIAVISYWPLYKGLLTGKYGRGHQFPEGDNRSEDVRFQGKELERTLDMLDLLKPIADEYGKSIAQLVIHWTARQPGITSVLCGATRPAQVEQNIEAVGWELSEDHRAQVDGIVAGMSD, from the coding sequence ATGGAATACAGAGCGCTCGGTGAATCGGGACTCACGGTATCGGCCATCGGCATGGGTTGCTGGCCCATGGCCGGCGTCGGGTGGACCGGAATCGACGACAACGCGTCCCTGGCGGCGCTCGAGGCGGCCATGGACGGCGGCATCACCCTCATCGACACCGCCTACATGTACGGACGCAGCGGCGAATCGGAACGGCTGGTGGGACGGGCCATCGCGGGCAGGCGCGACCGGATCGTCCTGGCGACGAAATGCGGCCTGTACTGGGACGGCACGACGCTGCTTCGCGACAGTTCGCGGAAGCGTGTCCTTGATCAGGTCGAAGAGAGCCTCCGCAGGCTGAATACCGACTACATCGACCTGTACCAGGTGCACGCGCCCGACGAGAACACGCCCTTCGAGGAGACGGCCGCCACGCTCGCCGAACTGAAGGAGCAGGGCAAGATCCGCGCCATCGGCGTGAGCAATTACGACGTAGCGCAGATGAGGGAGTTCGCCCGCCACGCGCCGCTCCACTCGGACCAGCCGCCGTACAACCTGCTCAAGCGGGACATCGAGGCGGAGATCCTGCCCTACTGCCGCGACAACAACATCGCCGTGATCTCCTACTGGCCGCTGTACAAGGGGCTGCTGACCGGGAAATACGGACGAGGCCACCAATTTCCCGAAGGCGATAACCGCAGCGAGGACGTCCGGTTCCAGGGGAAGGAACTCGAACGCACCCTCGACATGCTCGACCTGCTGAAGCCGATCGCGGACGAATACGGCAAGTCCATCGCCCAGCTCGTGATCCACTGGACGGCCCGGCAGCCGGGCATCACGTCGGTCCTTTGCGGCGCGACGCGGCCGGCCCAGGTTGAACAGAACATCGAAGCGGTGGGTTGGGAGCTGTCCGAAGATCACCGCGCGCAGGTCGACGGGATCGTTGCCGGCATGAGTGATTAG
- a CDS encoding DMT family transporter has translation MLSKDGEQTTALGLLLLITATVVTSCFGLILKSAHHNGHNALAVGSLNYGAGAVISGLLMLADPGWVWHWTTVWIGAASGFFYFVAFRFLIQALLQGGVAVTLAIVRLSVLIPILCSIVIWYEVPNLAQIAGIITVCIALPLLTLGVGRQAELSLRGVAWLVGALFITTGFCHLSPKVFSELAPQSQMPLYLFSLFAVSGIMGFFYFWTKPIQARMPELRWSVLLGAVNVSGTWLLVLTLKYLPGTVVFPFVSAVGLVITTLVAILYWKEQVRGLAYVGIGLTLVAVVLVNSG, from the coding sequence TTGCTATCTAAGGACGGAGAACAGACTACGGCGCTCGGACTCCTTCTGCTGATCACGGCGACCGTCGTGACGTCGTGCTTCGGCCTGATCCTGAAGTCCGCCCACCACAACGGACACAATGCCCTGGCGGTGGGCAGCCTCAATTACGGCGCCGGCGCCGTGATCTCCGGCCTGCTGATGCTCGCGGACCCGGGCTGGGTCTGGCACTGGACTACCGTGTGGATCGGCGCGGCCAGCGGATTCTTCTATTTCGTCGCCTTCCGCTTTCTGATCCAGGCGCTCCTGCAGGGCGGGGTGGCCGTGACCCTGGCCATCGTCCGCCTGTCCGTCCTCATCCCCATCCTCTGTTCCATCGTCATATGGTACGAGGTCCCCAACCTGGCGCAAATCGCGGGCATCATAACGGTCTGCATCGCCCTGCCGCTTCTGACGCTCGGCGTGGGCAGACAGGCCGAGTTGTCCCTGCGCGGCGTCGCCTGGCTGGTCGGCGCCCTCTTCATCACGACCGGATTCTGCCACCTGTCCCCGAAGGTCTTCAGCGAACTCGCGCCCCAGAGCCAGATGCCGCTCTACCTCTTTTCCCTCTTTGCCGTATCCGGAATCATGGGGTTCTTCTACTTCTGGACTAAACCGATACAGGCACGCATGCCCGAGTTGCGGTGGAGCGTCCTCCTTGGCGCGGTCAACGTCTCGGGGACCTGGCTCCTGGTCCTCACGCTCAAGTACCTCCCCGGCACGGTCGTCTTTCCCTTCGTCAGCGCGGTCGGCCTTGTCATCACTACGCTCGTGGCTATATTGTACTGGAAAGAGCAGGTGCGCGGGCTGGCCTACGTCGGCATCGGCCTGACCCTGGTCGCGGTCGTACTCGTAAACAGCGGCTGA
- a CDS encoding MogA/MoaB family molybdenum cofactor biosynthesis protein → MSSKSTSSHKSQAAELGPLAVAVVTVSDSRTPETDINGNYLRTRIEEAGHRVAGYHLIQDEPDQVEAALEASTGDDVQIVIFNGGTGISKRDRTFDVLHRKLEKPLTGFGELFRMLSYEQVGAASMLSRATAGVYRNTVVISTPGSPAAVELAWEKLIAPEIAHLGWELTR, encoded by the coding sequence ATGTCGTCCAAGAGCACTTCATCCCACAAGTCCCAGGCGGCCGAGCTCGGACCCCTGGCCGTTGCCGTGGTAACCGTCAGCGATTCCCGCACGCCGGAAACGGACATCAACGGGAATTACCTCCGGACACGCATTGAGGAAGCGGGCCACCGGGTCGCCGGCTATCACCTGATCCAGGATGAACCAGACCAGGTCGAAGCCGCCCTGGAGGCGAGTACCGGCGATGACGTCCAGATCGTCATTTTCAACGGGGGCACCGGCATCTCGAAGAGAGACCGGACCTTCGACGTGCTGCACCGTAAATTGGAAAAGCCGCTGACCGGTTTCGGCGAGCTTTTTCGCATGCTCAGCTACGAACAGGTCGGTGCCGCATCCATGTTGTCCCGCGCCACCGCTGGCGTGTACCGCAACACGGTGGTCATCTCCACGCCCGGCTCCCCGGCCGCGGTGGAACTGGCCTGGGAGAAACTGATCGCGCCGGAGATTGCCCACCTGGGCTGGGAACTGACGCGGTAG
- a CDS encoding SIS domain-containing protein: MIQEIDRTRRVVGIGSNVVDVIYRVNRIAGPEEKTYILPDESGSVVTEIAGGVTLNHLAWTAQMGVPAGLFGFQGDDRYGAMIRDEMDRHGIDRSAIRVVEGRASGFSVVNVAEDADRAIYMARALTAETTATHVETHFADYIRSAAMVTTEISQLPLDAVIAVLRIAREAGVPTVLDVDVPPDFAIEVAGLGSAEDFEEALSLADVVKPAKAAALQMVEADTSEERAEGIFNRYGARLVAITEGAQGSVVTDGKQTVRAPAKPVEARDTTGAGDAFLGGLIAGLFHGLSLRDTASLANACGAVCCRIPGAFPQLGSSREDVMALYEGAPIPVRNAPETVAASETATVKAEIPDSTETASAAATPGTATPGAAGLKAVQRTAEALSTLHEGMSNTYFDEAIAIIRKAEAAGGRVHVTGVGKSRHIGRKLAATLQSTGTKAYFLDPADCNHGDSGQVAQGDVAIALSHSGETAELMAAVQTLTANGATIIAITGDPSSSLARSSAAILHVPVASEAGPLGLAPTASTSCQLAAADGLAMALKAGRGFTREDFARYHPGGSIGKRLKDSEAET, from the coding sequence GTGATCCAGGAGATCGACCGGACCCGCAGGGTAGTGGGTATCGGAAGCAACGTCGTGGACGTGATCTACCGGGTGAACCGGATCGCGGGTCCGGAGGAGAAAACCTATATCCTGCCGGATGAATCGGGATCGGTCGTCACCGAGATCGCGGGCGGGGTGACGCTGAATCACCTGGCCTGGACGGCCCAGATGGGGGTTCCCGCCGGGCTGTTCGGATTTCAGGGAGATGACCGGTACGGCGCGATGATCCGGGACGAGATGGACCGCCACGGCATCGACCGGTCGGCCATTCGGGTCGTCGAAGGACGCGCATCGGGCTTTTCGGTGGTGAACGTGGCCGAAGACGCGGACCGGGCAATCTACATGGCCCGTGCCCTGACGGCGGAGACCACGGCCACGCACGTGGAGACGCATTTCGCCGACTACATTCGGTCGGCTGCCATGGTGACGACAGAGATCTCCCAACTACCGCTGGATGCCGTCATCGCCGTGCTGCGGATCGCCCGCGAGGCCGGCGTGCCCACCGTGCTGGACGTGGATGTCCCCCCGGATTTCGCCATCGAAGTGGCCGGACTCGGTTCGGCCGAAGATTTCGAGGAAGCCCTGAGTCTCGCCGACGTCGTGAAACCCGCAAAAGCCGCCGCATTGCAGATGGTGGAAGCCGACACTTCCGAAGAACGGGCCGAGGGTATTTTCAACCGGTACGGCGCCCGCCTGGTGGCCATCACCGAAGGAGCGCAGGGCTCGGTCGTCACCGACGGGAAGCAGACGGTCCGTGCGCCTGCGAAACCCGTGGAAGCCCGGGACACCACCGGCGCCGGGGATGCCTTCCTGGGCGGACTGATCGCGGGACTTTTCCACGGGCTTTCTTTACGGGATACCGCATCGCTCGCCAACGCCTGCGGCGCCGTGTGTTGCCGCATCCCAGGGGCTTTCCCGCAGCTGGGATCGAGCCGGGAAGACGTGATGGCCCTGTACGAAGGCGCTCCGATCCCTGTCCGGAACGCGCCCGAAACCGTGGCCGCCTCGGAAACGGCAACGGTGAAAGCCGAGATACCCGATTCCACCGAGACAGCGTCGGCCGCGGCGACCCCCGGCACAGCGACCCCCGGTGCGGCCGGACTGAAGGCCGTACAGCGGACTGCCGAAGCGCTTTCCACGTTGCATGAAGGCATGTCCAACACCTACTTCGACGAAGCCATCGCAATCATTCGAAAGGCAGAAGCCGCCGGGGGGCGCGTACACGTCACCGGCGTGGGGAAGTCCCGTCATATCGGCCGCAAGCTGGCGGCCACGCTGCAGAGTACCGGCACGAAGGCGTATTTCCTCGATCCGGCCGACTGCAATCACGGAGACAGCGGCCAGGTTGCGCAAGGGGACGTGGCCATCGCTCTTTCCCACAGCGGGGAGACAGCGGAACTGATGGCCGCCGTGCAAACCCTCACCGCAAACGGCGCGACGATCATCGCGATCACGGGGGATCCTTCATCCAGTCTAGCCCGGTCGAGCGCGGCGATCCTGCACGTGCCCGTGGCGAGTGAGGCCGGTCCCCTCGGCCTCGCGCCGACGGCGAGCACGTCCTGCCAGCTCGCCGCGGCCGACGGGCTTGCCATGGCGCTGAAGGCCGGCCGCGGATTTACCCGCGAGGACTTCGCCCGGTACCATCCCGGAGGCAGCATTGGAAAGCGACTGAAGGATAGCGAAGCAGAAACCTGA
- a CDS encoding M28 family peptidase has product MLTLSFSLAVSVTLSLALSTALPGEARGQTDDEKTVTAIFSERLTSGEMYYLLEDLSKNIGPRLSGSEGAERAVVWAKEVMEGYGFDRVYLQEVMVPHWERGEPEQVRIVNVNEGMIELTALAIGGSVPTAPVGLTAPVVVVHSLEEVEELGREAVEGKIVFYNRRFDQTVIATGPGYGGAVDQRTAGPSQAARFGAVGVVIRSAGSDFGDAPHTGGLRYLEDVERIPAAALGYQSADRLERALEEQPEAMLYMRLDSKWHPDALSHNVIGEIRGSERPDEIILVGGHLDSWDVSEGAHDDGAGVVHSIGVLRTFQKLGIRPRHTIRAVLFMNEENGLRGGLKYAEVAKETGEDHLIALESDAGGFSPRGFGVSADDDVIERFRSWLPLFPQNTISYINRGGGGADIGPLRRETGTPTIGFNPDSQRAFDYHHAPTDVFEAVNRRELELGGASIATLIYLIDKYGLRDDMAQ; this is encoded by the coding sequence ATGCTCACCCTGTCCTTCTCGCTGGCCGTTTCGGTGACGCTTTCACTGGCCCTTTCGACGGCCTTACCGGGCGAGGCCCGCGGGCAGACCGATGACGAAAAAACGGTCACCGCGATCTTCAGCGAACGGCTGACTTCCGGAGAGATGTACTACCTCCTGGAAGACCTGAGCAAGAATATCGGACCGCGCCTCAGCGGTTCGGAAGGCGCCGAACGCGCCGTAGTATGGGCAAAAGAGGTGATGGAAGGCTACGGATTCGACCGGGTCTACCTGCAGGAAGTCATGGTGCCCCACTGGGAACGGGGCGAACCGGAGCAGGTGCGGATCGTCAACGTCAACGAAGGCATGATCGAGCTGACCGCCCTGGCCATCGGGGGATCGGTGCCGACCGCTCCGGTGGGGCTCACGGCGCCCGTCGTGGTAGTCCACTCCCTGGAAGAAGTGGAAGAACTCGGCCGCGAGGCCGTTGAAGGGAAGATCGTCTTCTACAACCGGCGCTTCGACCAGACGGTGATTGCCACGGGCCCCGGCTACGGCGGAGCGGTGGACCAGCGGACCGCCGGACCGTCCCAGGCGGCCAGGTTCGGCGCCGTGGGCGTAGTGATCCGGTCGGCCGGTTCGGACTTCGGCGATGCGCCTCACACCGGCGGACTGCGCTATCTCGAAGACGTGGAGCGCATCCCCGCGGCGGCCCTGGGCTACCAGTCCGCCGACCGCCTGGAACGGGCGCTCGAGGAGCAGCCCGAAGCCATGCTCTACATGCGCCTGGACAGCAAGTGGCACCCCGACGCCCTTTCGCATAACGTGATCGGCGAGATCCGGGGCAGCGAACGGCCGGACGAGATCATCCTGGTGGGCGGTCATCTCGACTCGTGGGACGTGTCTGAAGGCGCCCACGACGACGGCGCGGGCGTGGTCCATTCCATCGGCGTGCTGCGGACCTTCCAGAAGCTGGGCATCCGGCCCCGCCACACCATCCGGGCCGTCCTGTTCATGAACGAGGAAAACGGCCTCCGCGGCGGTCTCAAGTACGCCGAGGTGGCGAAGGAAACGGGCGAGGATCACCTGATCGCCCTCGAAAGCGACGCGGGCGGATTCAGCCCCCGGGGATTCGGCGTGTCTGCGGACGATGACGTCATTGAACGCTTCCGGTCGTGGCTGCCCCTGTTTCCCCAGAACACGATCTCCTACATCAATAGGGGCGGCGGCGGCGCCGATATCGGTCCGCTCCGCAGGGAGACGGGTACCCCGACCATCGGGTTCAACCCCGACTCGCAACGGGCGTTCGACTACCATCACGCGCCCACCGACGTCTTTGAAGCCGTAAACCGCCGGGAGCTGGAACTGGGCGGTGCGTCCATCGCCACGTTGATCTACCTGATCGATAAGTACGGCCTGCGGGACGATATGGCCCAGTAG
- a CDS encoding dCTP deaminase, whose product MILSGKMIHERIGKDIFIEPFDPARLNPNSYNLSLADELMLYEDDVLDMKKQHRTRSIQIPDDGYELRPHTLYLGRTAEFTRTDKYVPMLEGRSSVGRLGLFVHVTAGFGDVGFAGYWTLEMFCVRPIRIYPNVEICQVYYHTLDGDFETYESGKYQNNTGIQPSRLYLDFLDRK is encoded by the coding sequence GTGATCCTGTCGGGAAAAATGATTCACGAGCGTATTGGAAAAGACATTTTTATCGAACCATTTGATCCTGCCAGGCTCAATCCGAATAGCTACAATCTCTCGCTCGCCGATGAACTCATGTTATACGAGGATGACGTGCTCGATATGAAGAAGCAACACCGCACGCGATCCATTCAGATTCCGGACGATGGGTACGAGTTGCGCCCTCATACGCTTTATCTTGGCAGGACAGCGGAGTTTACCAGGACGGACAAGTACGTTCCCATGCTCGAGGGGCGGTCATCCGTGGGTAGATTGGGGCTATTTGTACACGTAACCGCGGGTTTCGGCGATGTGGGATTTGCCGGCTACTGGACTTTGGAGATGTTCTGTGTCCGGCCCATCAGGATCTATCCGAACGTGGAAATCTGCCAGGTTTACTATCACACGCTGGATGGCGATTTCGAGACCTATGAAAGTGGGAAGTACCAGAACAACACGGGCATTCAACCCAGTCGTTTGTATCTCGATTTTTTAGACCGCAAATAA
- a CDS encoding SufE family protein: MDTTIEEVLEDFEYLDDWEERYQEIIDLGKKLPPLDDAYKTDAYKVKGCVSQVWLVPHVAETLPPTISFDADSDAHIVRGLVAILLMVYSGKTPRQILDADIEGIFSRLDLASHLSPSRSNGFRSMVKKIRSIADGALAN, from the coding sequence ATGGACACGACCATAGAAGAAGTGCTGGAAGACTTCGAATACCTGGATGACTGGGAAGAGCGTTACCAGGAAATCATCGACCTCGGCAAGAAGCTCCCGCCCCTTGACGATGCCTACAAGACCGATGCGTACAAGGTCAAGGGTTGCGTGAGCCAGGTCTGGCTCGTTCCCCATGTGGCCGAGACCCTGCCGCCGACCATCAGCTTCGACGCCGACAGCGACGCCCACATCGTCCGCGGCCTCGTGGCCATCCTGCTCATGGTCTATTCAGGGAAGACGCCTCGCCAGATCCTGGACGCCGACATCGAGGGCATCTTCAGCCGGCTGGACCTGGCGTCCCACCTCAGCCCGAGCCGGAGCAACGGCTTCCGGTCCATGGTCAAGAAGATCCGCTCGATCGCCGACGGCGCGCTGGCCAACTAG
- a CDS encoding HAD-IIB family hydrolase — protein MIAEVPKASDETPVIKLIAFDQDDTALLPNGKPSSEGLHAIEAALEQGLVVSSVSGRNIDRSCEPFSDARQLFDRLYVIANNGGIILGPVRQGQRPLLFEKRIQRDVFLDLLDFIEENGFNFVYSWLRVTESGPLDSVITNEYTPSIASIEEQSRAAVDRDDDLMARLRRGDYPPPPKMLILPGLDRREAVLAELKTRFASRLYLVKTNPDRIEAMHADVNKKVAVEFVAREHGISMDHVMAVGDGDNDLPMLFNAGLGVIMENAQDAVKDAGRAQGLFIAPPNHENGFAWAIRRYALNNGH, from the coding sequence ATGATCGCGGAAGTACCGAAAGCCAGCGACGAAACCCCCGTAATCAAGCTGATCGCCTTCGACCAGGACGACACGGCGCTGTTGCCCAACGGGAAACCCTCCTCCGAGGGGCTGCACGCCATCGAAGCCGCCCTCGAACAGGGACTGGTCGTGAGCTCCGTGAGCGGTCGCAACATCGACCGCAGCTGCGAGCCTTTCAGCGATGCTCGGCAGTTGTTCGACCGGCTTTACGTCATCGCCAACAACGGCGGCATCATTCTCGGGCCGGTCCGGCAGGGGCAGAGGCCCTTGCTCTTCGAAAAGCGCATTCAACGAGACGTCTTCCTGGACCTGCTGGATTTCATCGAGGAAAACGGATTCAATTTCGTATACAGCTGGCTGCGTGTGACGGAAAGCGGCCCCCTGGACAGCGTGATCACCAACGAATACACCCCTTCCATCGCATCCATCGAGGAACAAAGCCGCGCCGCCGTCGACCGGGACGACGACCTTATGGCGAGACTGAGACGGGGCGACTATCCCCCGCCGCCCAAGATGCTGATCCTGCCCGGCCTGGACCGGCGCGAGGCGGTCCTGGCGGAGTTGAAGACCCGTTTCGCCTCCCGCCTCTATCTCGTCAAGACGAATCCGGACCGGATCGAAGCCATGCACGCCGACGTCAACAAGAAGGTCGCCGTCGAGTTCGTCGCGCGCGAGCACGGGATATCCATGGATCACGTGATGGCCGTCGGGGACGGCGACAACGACCTGCCCATGCTGTTCAACGCGGGTCTGGGCGTAATCATGGAAAACGCCCAGGACGCGGTCAAGGATGCGGGCCGGGCGCAGGGCCTGTTCATCGCCCCGCCGAACCACGAGAACGGCTTTGCCTGGGCGATCCGTCGATACGCGTTGAACAACGGCCATTGA
- a CDS encoding DUF1326 domain-containing protein, translating to MMKTGFALMAAIVLAASPALAGSPSIAGDYVEVRSNHILGGGCTYSAEAGGDANQAVVAWHIREGALADLSVVAVILGKGNLQLGHHARETVLLIDSRATPVQRQDLKSAFTARYGELFGTVKTVKPTDISFRHDGRDAYTVTVDGQVRVATRTMLATDHEPNCDRMVWYDPFTKDASAALVQTAAHAYSGSDLIATWSIPNKRSAYVGTFAFTP from the coding sequence ATGATGAAGACCGGTTTCGCACTCATGGCCGCGATCGTCCTCGCGGCGTCTCCGGCCCTGGCCGGCTCACCGTCCATTGCCGGCGATTACGTGGAGGTCCGCTCCAACCACATCCTGGGCGGCGGCTGTACCTACTCGGCGGAAGCGGGTGGCGATGCCAACCAGGCCGTGGTGGCCTGGCACATCCGTGAAGGCGCGCTGGCCGATCTGTCCGTCGTCGCCGTCATTCTCGGCAAGGGCAACCTGCAACTCGGTCATCACGCCCGCGAGACCGTGCTGTTGATCGACAGCCGGGCCACGCCGGTCCAGCGCCAGGACCTGAAGAGCGCATTCACCGCCCGGTACGGCGAGCTGTTCGGCACCGTTAAGACGGTAAAGCCCACGGACATCTCCTTCCGCCACGACGGCAGGGACGCCTACACCGTTACGGTGGACGGCCAGGTGCGCGTGGCCACCAGGACCATGCTGGCGACGGATCACGAGCCCAACTGCGACCGCATGGTCTGGTACGATCCCTTCACGAAAGACGCATCAGCCGCGCTGGTCCAGACCGCCGCTCACGCGTACAGCGGTTCGGACCTGATCGCGACGTGGAGCATTCCGAACAAGCGCAGCGCCTACGTGGGAACTTTCGCCTTCACGCCTTAA
- a CDS encoding bifunctional homocysteine S-methyltransferase/methylenetetrahydrofolate reductase: MNTSLLDHLQSSLLVADGAIGTMLYARGVPMEVCFDEINLSRPDLIRKIHEEYVDAGAGLIETNTFGANALSLSKYNLEDQAESLNARGIEIARQAVGTRAYVAGAVGPARGLPHREYTEDDHRRVYTEQIAALAGGGADAIILETFLRLDDLKAALAVCREVCGLPVICQLAVDQYGQSDDGFEVVEAFDQLRAAGADVVGVNCRSGPKGLLDALAPVPLTEGLVLSAFPNAGSPVYVDGRFIYEATPEYFATSALRLRDQGVRLIGGCCGTMPEHVQAMAQALEGREIVKRKKVLPVEVRVPARPAGPGRPARPAPAPPAVEPSIVDLVKERVTVIVELDPPRDLDHGPIVRGAKALKKAGADALTMADNSLAVTRISNMAVGQIVKEEAGIRPLLHITCRDRNLASLQSQVLGLHALGIDHVLAVTGDPVKFGDQPGASNVYDVSSFELIRLIKQMNEGVGFSGRALNGRTAFTVAAAFDPNGPNLDRRIRRLERKVEAGADMIMTQPLFDHRQAKQLYEATRDAAIPILPGVMPLVSDGNTEFLHNEVPGFVVPDEVRARMARVGRGRKARREGVAIARELIESVLTYFNGLYLITPFNRYPMTVELTEFALQAAARNTSG, translated from the coding sequence ATGAACACATCCCTCCTCGACCATCTCCAGTCCTCCCTGCTGGTGGCGGACGGCGCCATCGGAACCATGCTGTACGCCCGCGGCGTGCCCATGGAAGTCTGTTTCGATGAGATCAACCTGAGCCGGCCCGATCTGATCCGCAAGATCCACGAGGAATACGTGGACGCGGGTGCCGGGTTGATCGAAACCAATACTTTCGGGGCCAATGCCCTGTCCCTGTCGAAGTACAATCTGGAAGACCAGGCGGAGTCGTTGAACGCCCGGGGCATCGAGATCGCACGGCAGGCCGTGGGCACCCGCGCCTACGTGGCCGGCGCCGTGGGACCGGCCCGGGGCCTGCCCCACCGGGAATACACCGAAGACGACCACAGACGGGTGTATACGGAACAGATCGCCGCCCTTGCCGGCGGCGGTGCGGACGCGATCATCCTGGAGACTTTTCTCCGGCTCGATGACCTCAAGGCGGCGCTCGCGGTCTGCCGGGAAGTCTGCGGCCTGCCGGTGATTTGCCAGCTTGCGGTGGACCAGTACGGACAGTCGGACGACGGGTTCGAGGTCGTGGAGGCCTTCGACCAGTTGCGTGCGGCCGGCGCCGACGTGGTGGGGGTCAACTGCCGCAGCGGCCCCAAGGGCCTGCTGGACGCGCTCGCGCCGGTTCCCTTAACGGAGGGGCTGGTGCTCTCGGCTTTCCCGAATGCCGGTTCCCCCGTTTACGTGGACGGCCGGTTCATCTACGAGGCGACGCCGGAGTACTTCGCGACGAGCGCGCTCCGCCTTCGCGATCAGGGCGTGCGGCTGATCGGCGGGTGCTGCGGTACCATGCCCGAGCACGTGCAAGCCATGGCCCAGGCCCTGGAAGGCCGGGAGATCGTCAAGCGCAAGAAGGTCCTGCCGGTTGAAGTCCGGGTCCCGGCGCGTCCGGCGGGACCGGGCCGACCGGCCCGTCCCGCACCCGCGCCCCCGGCGGTTGAACCGTCGATCGTGGATCTGGTCAAGGAACGGGTGACCGTCATCGTCGAGCTCGACCCGCCCCGGGACCTGGATCACGGGCCTATCGTGCGGGGAGCAAAAGCCCTGAAGAAGGCGGGCGCCGACGCCCTCACCATGGCCGACAATTCCCTGGCCGTCACGCGGATCAGCAACATGGCGGTAGGGCAGATCGTAAAGGAGGAGGCCGGCATCAGGCCGTTGTTGCACATCACCTGCCGAGACCGGAACCTGGCCAGCCTGCAGTCCCAGGTGCTGGGCCTGCACGCCCTGGGTATCGACCACGTCCTCGCCGTCACGGGCGATCCTGTCAAATTCGGCGATCAGCCTGGGGCAAGCAATGTCTACGACGTTTCGTCCTTTGAGTTGATCCGGCTGATCAAGCAGATGAACGAGGGCGTGGGGTTTTCGGGCCGCGCCCTGAACGGGAGGACGGCGTTTACCGTGGCGGCCGCCTTCGATCCAAACGGACCCAACCTGGATCGAAGGATCAGGAGGCTTGAAAGGAAGGTCGAAGCCGGCGCCGACATGATCATGACGCAGCCTCTCTTCGACCACCGCCAGGCGAAGCAACTCTACGAGGCGACCCGGGATGCCGCCATACCCATTCTGCCGGGCGTCATGCCGCTGGTCAGCGACGGCAATACGGAGTTCCTCCACAACGAGGTGCCCGGATTCGTCGTGCCCGACGAAGTTCGCGCGCGAATGGCCCGCGTCGGCCGTGGACGCAAGGCCAGACGGGAGGGCGTCGCCATCGCCCGGGAACTCATCGAGTCCGTCCTGACCTACTTCAACGGCCTCTACCTGATCACGCCCTTCAACCGTTATCCCATGACGGTTGAACTGACGGAGTTCGCCCTGCAGGCCGCTGCGCGCAATACGTCTGGGTGA